The following proteins are encoded in a genomic region of Ornithodoros turicata isolate Travis chromosome 6, ASM3712646v1, whole genome shotgun sequence:
- the LOC135398277 gene encoding extracellular tyrosine-protein kinase PKDCC-like has product MLNESSKRFSSRRIRPVIIVILACCVVGNIMFIRSMRKDRANGALGNAQKSKASLYYSLLGKYFVLVGSEYRLKAMHDYEHFDCAAVASSVKRGDYIASGWTKSTYMGTYNGSIDVAVKVVNDGGHHIRECMEKDPKETLQECHMGAGAKVLNEILYHSWLNHPNIAKMYGYCIPKEYLLESSSKNLVVVTELGEPLDIIRLLQMSWEDRLRVGLGLARLLSYMSEDARGPILVTDFRRQQFVLHDGEIKLSDLDDVAYGDPACSAALDCEIVTGVQVQCVSGSCQNFAERSNVLKTGRHFLNFLLMPSVPQLLEHRVHQIMDAYQNASWSARKLLQETELVAKLFSNGSYRSPSKSYLTDYIRQNQSDLLGRFDYRCRMSMSSNICMLSVFDEEEAAETCSSDIACKAFVVTQQRSWSGRKIVYFKNGYSGSTFSHATTLYRRTG; this is encoded by the exons ATGTTGAATGAAAGTAGCAAACGCTTCTCGTCCCGAAGGATACGTCCCGTAATCATTGTGATACTTGCGTGTTGTGTTGTAGGTAATATCATGTTCATTCGTTCCATGAGAAAAGACAGAGCAAACGGTGCACTTGGCAACGCCCAGAAATCGAAAGCGTCTCTCTATTACTCGCTGCTGGGGAAATATTTCGTGCTTGTTGGCAGCGAGTACAGGTTGAAGGCTATGCACGATTACGAACACTTCGATTGCGCGGCAGTCGCTTCCTCCGTCAAACGAGGGGACTACATCGCATCCGGATGGACAAAGTCGACTTATATGGGGACGTACAACGGGAGCATCGACGTAGCGGTGAAGGTCGTGAACGATGGTGGACACCACATACGTGAGTGCATGGAGAAAGACCCGAAGGAAACCCTCCAAGAATGCCACATGGGTGCCGGCGCGAAGGTCCTCAACGAAatactctatcattcgtggctgAATCATCCCAATATTGCGAAG ATGTACGGTTACTGCATTCCAAAGGAATATTTGTTGGAATCTTCGAGTAAGAACCTGGTGGTCGTAACAGAGTTGGGAGAACCGCTAGATATCATACGTCTCTTACAGATGTCGTGGGAAGATCGTTTAAGA GTTGGTCTCGGATTAGCACGTCTTCTATCCtacatgagtgaggacgcccgcGGACCCATACTAGTCACAGACTTCCGACGACAGCAGTTCGTCTTACACGATGGGGAGATCAAGCTCTCGGACTTGGACGACGTCGCATACGGAGATCCGGCATGCTCGGCAGCGTTGGACTGCGAGATTGTTACGGGCGTTCAG GTCCAATGTGTATCAGGCAGTTGTCAGAACTTCGCTGAACGAAGCAACGTTTTAAAGACGGGCCGACACTTCTTGAACTTCCTGTTGATGCCTAGCGTTCCGCAGCTGTTGGAACATCGTGTTCATCAGATCATGGATGCATATCAGAACGCCTCTTGGAGCGCCAGAAAGCTTCTTCAAGAGACCGAGCTGGTGGCGAAACTGTTTTCAAATGGCAGCTACAGGTCACCGTCGAAGTCGTACCTCACCG actACATTAGGCAAAACCAAAGCGACTTGTTGGGACGTTTTGACTATCGTTGTCGCATGAGCATGTCGAGCAACATTTGCATGCTTTCGGTCTTCGATGAAGAGGAGGCGGCAGAAACGTGCTCATCGGACATTGCCTGCAAGGCTTTTGTGGTCACACAGCAGCGCTCTTGGTCAG GAAGAAAAATAGTCTACTTCAAGAATGGATACAGTGGTTCGACATTTTCGCATGCAACAACATTGTACCGCAGAACGGGCTAG